The region ATTGCTATGTACATCCATCGGTGTAATGGAGCAAAAGTGCCATTGAGCAGGGATCGCTAGGTCTCGAATAGCGAACGGAACAGTGTGCTTTGGGTGGACTCTGACAATAAGCCTTGAGGGGCCACTCCTCTCTTAGACCGTGAGGTCATTGTAACTCAACAGCAGGAAAGATTGGTTTCCGAATTAGCGTATACGATAGCGCTGTCGTTCGAACGCTGCTAGGGGTTGTGATTTCGAGTATGTGTAATGATATCCGGGTTCGAAGATGCTGCCTTTGTGttcattattgttttattttccaatACAATTACATTTTAATTTCGTATTTAAGGATGAATAAGAAGTACACTTTTTATGTTCTATTGATCCACTGATCCACAGAACAAAAGCAGTATACTTGTTGttcaaccttaaatatggaattgttctgacaagaagtaacggaagaacccacaaataaaatttcagtttcGTATGGCTTGCTATTTCATTCCCCCTCCTGAATGTAAAACCATAATGAAATTGTGTTTAAGTTTCATTAGGCTTTTTCTTTCAATCGCTTCTCCTGGGTCTAATCCCACaaaggttagcactctggactttgaatccagcgatccgagttcgagtctcggtggaacccgAGGCTGTGTTTTGCGATTGTTTCTAGAAATGTTGCCGAGCTGGAAGTTGAAATTGTATGTGCAGAATTTTAGTTAGgaccatgtaatgcaaattgttaatggcGGTCGACAGGTGAAGATACGCAGTTGAAGTGCGAAATGTTTTTTGAGTTATTTATTAAGCAAATAGTGTAGTTACAGCCAATGAAATTTCACATAATGATAACACGTATACACCAAGATTTCAATGAGAAGTTTGATAAACTATAAAAGCTGTTATCTCTACAGTATTAGAGCACATATCTAACAAAAGAGAAAGGGAACGTTCTAGCTCACCTGTTGTCTAATTGTTATTGCAGGTGTTGGTACAGGAGGCTGACGACCCATCTGGTCCACATTTGCAGGAGTAACACTGATTCGTGAATTCCACGCCTGGTTCGCAGCTAATATCTGCAATACAGTTAAGCTGTAAATCGCAGGTTATGATCAACAGAATAAGGGGGATATTTTGAGAgcaatatttctgcagaagaaaGTTTTAAAGCAATGGTCAAAGATATACTGAGATTTCTGCTGCTGGACTCATTGTGGCATCATTTTTAAGTTATTTCCGTTTTACATGGAATGCTATAACTGTATCTATTTATAAGATACAGGTTGCTGAATACGTTGATATATTTATGTTTCAAATGATGAATTGAAACgtagtgcgcgcacacacacacacacacacacacacacacacacacacacacaaacagaaactcaaatatacacaaacaaacccacacgcacacacgcacgcacgcacacacacacacatatatatatatatatatagctacgcACTCGCAAACAGCCATGCGCAGATTCAGTGTACACAAAAAGTCATCCATGATGTATGATGAGCTCACAGGTAATTGTTTAGCATGTTTTACCATGAGTGTTGCATTGTTTCTTTGCTTCTGACATGGTGTTCCGCCTTAATAGATATCCTTGGTGTTTCAGTAAGGAAAATGTTTATCACCTTTCTTTATCTTATCAGGCATATAGTAATTTAATCTAAAACCAGCGACATGTGGTACCCCATCTATGTAGCCGTTTTCGGTTACGTACTTCATGGTATTTACTGTACATGTCTTTCCCCTAGAAAGTCAGTTGTTGAGTTACTGTTGCAGTTACCTTTTTCAGTCTCTGAGTGTCACACGCAGGTTACAGATTGCGGAACCTTAGCATAAACTTTGAAAATGTAGTTTGTTTGAAAAGTTCTTGAGAAATTTGTTTCACGGAGATTCCTAGACGTTTAAACTTAGGGCAACAATTTTCGAGTGCAGAAACCCTCGAAGATCAAGTCTCTCTCTTGATCCATCATGGGCAGGGGATACCAGCTGGTCAAGTAATTATGAACGACATTCGCTAACAGTCGTCTAAttgagatattattttattttattttgactaccagtttcggcattccactatgccatcttcaggcccatgcaTAATAATGTGATGTATTTGGATACTCGgaaacacactcatcaaaacctacagcgtgcctcccgttgacctacaatcatgaaatgtGACAAGAAGTGAGGTTTCGcagtacaataaaagaaaaaatccgaaactgttaatttgtaattgatttgcatgaaacaaaaatatttcgtttgtcattttttatccgaaCTCAAACTTGACACAGAAACATTCTCCAAGATCCAGGAATCCCTGGGAGAGATATCTTGCCGACAACAAGCAAAAATCTTAAATATCCTCGATTCTCGGAACGGCTAAACTGTCTAtatgcataattaagtttgtacgggacGGTCAGTGCGCGATTCTTATTCGCTCTtgggaaatttttttcataattaccaaatatgcagcaaccagtcgcaaaatcatgttttatttattcacttttgcaaatcgatttcaactgattaacagccatcatcggtgctttcaaccaatatgtgccctgagtattAATActcttaaccctttcgtgagccatGGGAAACTCGCTCCTAGTCCGGTggcacagttcccacctctgtacggtgctaccaccttgtgtacagtatagggtactacttccaatcggaagttcccgccgtttttgctgtaccttcgcgcagaggcagtGTTTAGCTGAATATtgttctgtagaggagcctttcagtccTGTTTgcatgacattttgtgattttttcctcaaagtgatagtataaggtaaatacttttgatttgcccaaatttatgaaggaaaacgtaaaattggaacgaggagaattccagtttgaaacaaaaggagccatttgtgcagtaaaatggatggataaccgtccagtcactctcctgtcctcaattcatgactcatgagaaacagccacagtgaaaagcaaaaacaaggatggtactagtacagagatttcttgttctgaagttgtggcagaatacaacaaaattatgGGGGGTGTCGATAAGATTGATCAGTTCCGAGAAAGGTATGGTATTGGCATACGTTCTTTAAAatgctgacacagaatattttatttcctggtggacgttgctgtagTGAACAGTttcatcctgtggaaaataagaaaaagagaaagtggacagcaagatcagctcacatacaggatccatctagccagacaattgatcgctggcttctcatcccaaaaaaggcgtggacaaaaacctgactttctggcaaaaaggggtaaagtacctgaagattttcgtcatgtggctgtaggggagcatcaacccattttaggagaaacctactggacgtgccgttattgtagtaccaaagctgcggaaaagaggacgcgctgtgtttgtacatattgtcaaataccactttgcatagacccatgtttcagaaaatttcatgccaagtaattgtgaacaatcattgtaacaagagaagtacattggtcaaataaatgtgacatatattgaaaaagttgtttctgtcatttaactccaaggaagggcagtgggaagaatacttcgcaCCCTGttatgtgacctcactttcacagttggagcagatttgatattctgtatgataaatatacctatctgttaactactatctgctctccattcattaaaaaaactgctcaataattttgcccacgaaagggttaagcagaggtcaaacataaagtgtcAGTATCACTACTCAGGGGCAcctattggttgaaagcaccgatgatggctgttaatcagttgaaatcgatttgcaaaagtgagtaaataaaacatgattttgcgactggttgcggtatatttggtaattttatggtttacggacactgcacgacttgggaaccacgtggagcccaccattcataatttTTTCAAAGCTTTACATTCGAAAGGTTGCACGGTTCCTACACGTTCGAGACAACTGACGCCCGTCGGTTACCTTTTCAATATGAAACAAATTCTTGTGCTGTCTACTATTGTTTTCAGTGTCATTCTCTCTGTTTTAGattatttgatttttattattttacgttTAAAAATGTTCTGGGTGTGTAATGGTGATCGTGTACCACAGCGAGTGCAGTGGAATTCGGGAATCTGGAACACTGACCTCTCTTGGCGCGGCACTGCATCCCGGTGCAGATCCACTCGCTGCTGGCGGAGCAGATGCACGCATTGCAGTCCTCGCTCTTTGTCTGGCCAAAGATGCAACCTGCAAGAGGCAAAATGTGAGACTGTCGTGTAACTCAGACTGCAGTTTCTAATGGCAAAGAATAAGGAATGACGCTGGTGTCTGTACCATCTTACTGTCTACTGCAATCTGATGTTGTGTCCTGCTACTTAACATCCAACCTCTCTGGACACTGAGGTCATAAAAAACGACATT is a window of Schistocerca gregaria isolate iqSchGreg1 chromosome 8, iqSchGreg1.2, whole genome shotgun sequence DNA encoding:
- the LOC126284604 gene encoding serine protease inhibitor I/II-like — encoded protein: MKLALSFCAVFLLLVALAQANQGCIFGQTKSEDCNACICSASSEWICTGMQCRAKRDISCEPGVEFTNQCYSCKCGPDGSSASCTNTCNNN